The nucleotide window CAATGCAAAAATAACAGATGAAGCCCTTCATTTTTTGGCAGACATTGCTGATGGAGATGCACGAGCAGCCCTAAATGCAATAGAACTAGGCGTATTAACTACCAAAGCAGATGAAAATGGAGAAATTACAATTACTGTCGAGGTTGCAGAAGAATGTATCCAAAAAAGAGCCATTAAATACGATAAAGATGGAGACAATCATTATGATGTTATTTCTGCCTTTATCAAAAGCATGAGGGGCTCTGATCCAGATGCAGCAATCTATTACCTTGCACGAATGATCTATGCAGGAGAAGACCCGAAATTTATCGCAAGAAGAATTGTTATCTGCGCCTCAGAAGATGTAGGAAATGCTGACCCAAGAGCATTACAATTAGCAGTATCAGCAGCCTCTGCAGTAGACTTTATCGGATTACCAGAAGGAAGAATAGTCCTAGCCCAGGCAGCTGCATATGTAGCATGCGCACCTAAGAGCAATGCTGCCATAACTTCAATCGATCAAGCAATGGAGGACGTAAAAAACATTCAAATCTTAAGCATCCCCCCCCATTTAAAAGATGCCCATTACAGTTCTGCAAAACAATTAGGCAGTGGTATTGGTTATAAGTATGCCCATAACTATAATAATCATTACATAAAACAACAGTACTTACCAGACGAACTAAAAGACAAGCAATACTACATTTTATCCGATCAAGGCTATGAAAAAAAACTAAAAACCTGGTTAGAATTTATCAAAAAGAACGAATAAAGTCCTCTTGGTATGTATTTCCCAATACACTTTTATAAGACTATGTTTCGAGAATCTCAAAAAAGATGCACTGTTATGAACTGAAGAGTCGATAATAAAATATAATATGAGGATATGTACGTACATTTTTCGCCAGACCGGCCGCAGGGTAAGGCCAGAAAAATGTACGTACATATCCTCATATTTACTTCATACTATAAATCTCTTCAGTTTATAACAGTGTCATCTTTGCGCACACCACAGACAAAGCAAATGACAGTTCTAATCGAGAATCATTCCTCATCATTCCCTTGCCCAACATCTGCCTTTACATAACGATGAAATTTCAGTAAAAAGAAAAGCATAACTGAAAAAAACGCATTAAAACCTAATGCAGAAAGCGAAGCACCCAAATTACCTACAATAGCAAAGTAAATAGAAAGGCCAAAAATAAAAACAATAAATACAATTAAAAGTATAGCAGAAAATCGTTTGATTTTTGTTTTTGACATATACATATCACCTCAAAATATCTCTTTATTTCCCTTAATTCTATAGATATCACCTCATAATGTCAATATAAAAAAGTCTATGGACGGGGAACCATAGACTTTTTCAAAGGATATATTACTTATTGGGAGGATAGTTAGTAATAGTAATATACAATTATTATTGGCAATAAAAGAAAAAATATACAATTCAAAAAAAATTTTTTTTATTTATTATTCCATCCATCAAAGCATAAAAATATAGAAAGTAAAAGAAAAAGTCGAGGAAATATGACTAACCAAAAAATTGGAAATCAATTAAATTTATCCTTAAGCTTACCTGTGAATGAACGAGAGAAATCTGATTTCTTATCTACGGGGTTTAATGAAGTAACAAACACTTGGGAGATTATTGTTAAATACAATGGTGATTTATCTGTTATACAAGATGATGTAATATCAATAGACAGGCTTACAAACCAATATGCAATCGTAGTAGTACCTGAACAAAACATAAGTAAGCTTGCAAACTATAGTCAAATTGAATTTATAGAAAAACCAAAACAATTAGCCTTTGAGTTACAGGAAAGTAAAAGGGCTGCTTGTATTACTCCTGTTCAAATTGGATTTCCAAATTTATCGGGAGAAGGAGTATTGTTAGGTATTATTGATTCGGGCATTGACTATAGACATCCAGACTTTATCAATGAAGATGGAACAACTCGAATTGTTAGTATTTTGAAAATCAATGATGCGCTTAACCTTGATAATCCAAGCATAGAGTATACGAGAGAACAAATCAATGAAGCATTAAGACAACCGACAGAAACAGAGGCATTGGCAATTGTTCCAACTATTGATGTCATAGGACATGGTACTCATGTTGCTGGAATTGCTGGTGGTAACGGACGAGGAAGCAATGGGCAATACAGAGGTGTTGCATATGAGAGTGAATTTATTATTGTGCAATTAAGTGAAACTGGTGCCCAACCCTTTGTAAAAACCACTGAGTTAATGAAGGGCATTGCTTATGTTGTGAATACAGCACAAGCTCTTAATAAGCCGGTAGCAATAAACATTAGCTACGGAAATAATTATGGTTCTCATGATGGGAGTTCTCTGCTAGAAACTTTTATCGACGATATGAGCAATGTATGGAAGAATGTAATTGTAATCGGAGCAGGAAATGAAGGTGCAGCAGCACATCATTACGAAAATACGATAGAAGAAGATGAAACGCAAGTAGTGGAAATTGCCGTATCAAATTCGGAAAAGGATGTATATATTCAGTTATGGAAATCCTACAGTGATGATTTCTTAATTGAGGTAGAAGCACCTAATGGGCAAAAATCTGGATTCATTAAACCTTTATTAGGCACACAGCAATTTAATTTGATGCAGACACAGGTGGCGGTTTTCTTTGGGGAACCATCGCCCTACAATAATGATCAAGAAATCTATTTTCAACTTATTCCCAACCAGGAATTTATAGCGGAGGGGACCTGGAAGATTAATATACAAGGAGTGAAAATTGTAAGAGGTACTTATAACTTATGGTTGCCAACGGCTTCAACACTTAATCTATATACACGTTTCTTACAACCAGAAACAAGAACAACATTAACAGTGCCATCAACAGCAACCAACGTCATTACTGTTGGAGGGTATAACCAGGGGATCAATAGTATTGCAAGTTTTTCAGGAAGAGGATATACGCGGGAAATCAACCTGATTAAGCCTAATCTTGTAGCACCTGCAGTTGACATTATGTCTGCTGTACCAGGAGGAGGTTATGATACCAAAACAGGCACAAGTATGGCCACACCATTTGTTACAGGTGCATCGGCACTTTTAATGCAATGGGGTATTGTTCAGGGGAATGATCCATTTTTATATGGAGAGAAGGTAAAAGCTTTTCTGCAAAAAAGTGCTAGAAGAGATGAAAGCCTTAGAAGTTATCCTAATCCTGATTGGGGATATGGTTCCTTGTGCTTGGAAAATGTTTTTGAAAATGGTGTAAGTGCTGTTATCTCAACAAATACAGTCTCAATAAATGAGCTAGAAAATACGAATAATCAGGTAGATGCTTCGACGATTACAACGATAGGTGAAAATTGTAAGGAAGCCATCATTTCATCGGATTATATCGATTTAATTATTGAATATACAGATACATTAGATGAAATTATAAATCGTTATGATCCAGATTGTATTCAAATTATCGATGATCAGTTTGCAATATTACATATTAAAGTTGAGGATTGTGCTGAGCAAATACAAAGTGAAGGCTTTGGATATAGAAGCTTGTTTCCTGCATTAATTGGTCCATATGGAAAATCTGCTTTAAGCAGTTCAGGTATTCTAACATTTCATACGCAACCATATGTGCCACTCAGAGGGCAAAACACTTTAATAGGGATTGTCGACTCCGGTATTGACTATACACATAAAGTGTTTACCTATGAAGACAATACAACCAAAATTATGTATTTATGGGATCAGACAATTCAAGGGAACCCACCTGAAAATTTTGAATATGGTACAGAATATTCAAGTGAAGATATCAATAGAGCCTTAGCCTCCAGCAATCCGCTTGAAGTTGTTCCATCTACGGATACATCTGGGCATGGTACCTTTTTAGCAGGTGCTGCAGCTGGAAGAGAGGATCAACAAGCTGATTTTATTGGTGCTGCTCCAGATGCTGACTTAATTGTTGTTAAATTAAAACAAGCAAAGCAATGTTTAATGGACTATTACATTATTAACAATCAAGAGCAAGATATTTATCAAAGCACAGATTTAATTCTTGGTGTTAAGTATCTGGCAGAGAAAAGTAAAGAGCTAGGAAGACCTATTTCTATAATAATAGGGCTTGGTAGTAACAATAGTTCTCATGATGGTAGTTCAATGACGGAAACCTTTTTGCTAAATGTAGCAAAAAGACGTGGAAATGTTGTTACAGTTGCAGCTGGAAATGAAGCCAATAAGGGTCATCATTATTATAATTTCTTTTTACCTAATGAAGCGAGTAAGAATGTTGAAATCAACGTTGCTAAGGATGAAGAAGGTTTTATTTTAAGCATTTGGAATCATGCTCCAGATAAAATGTCCATTGCAATTACATCTCCAACAGGAGAATACATTGATAAAATTCCTGCAAGATTACAGCAAGCGCAAGATATCAAATTAGTTCTTGAGGAGACTACTATTTATGTAGAATATCAATTATTTGAAGAAAGAACTGGAGATCAACATATTATTGTGAGAATGGAGAAACCTACGGAAGGTATATGGACTATCACGATATTTGGAGATTTGATTGTAGATGGCAGAGTAGACGTTTGGTTGCCAAGAGAAGGCTTTATTAAAGAAGAAACTGTTTTTTTAATGCCTGATCCATATATAACAGTTACATTTCCATCAACCTCAATTGGACTTATAACTACAGGAGCCTATAATCATCAAAGTGGGAGCTTATATCTTTCGTCAGGAAGAGGCTTAACTAGAGATGTGGAATTGAAGCCGGATTTGGTAGCACCTGGTGTAAATGTTATTGGACCATTGCCAGGTAACCGTTTTGGTACTATGACTGGAACAAGTGTCAGCGCAGCAATAACAGCTGGTGCGGGAGCATTATTACTTGAATGGGGTATTGTATTAGGAAATGATAGGAATATGTATACGGAAAAAGTATTGACTTATTTAATTAGAGGTGCTACGAGGAGGGACAATATTATTTATCCAAATAGAGAATGGGGATATGGGGCGTTAAATTTATTAGGTACCTTTGAAGGGTTAAAAGGATAGATATAAATAAGTAAGTTAAAAAAAGATGTTGGGTTTATTCAACATCTTAGGCTGTCGACAAAAGCATTTTTTCTGATAGGTGTGTACTCATTATTGGCAGTAAGTGTTCATTTTTCTGGCCTTACCCTTCGGTCGGTCAAGCGAAAAATGAACACTTACTGCCTTTGGTATTCATCTAGAAGAAAAAATGCTTTTATCTCTGTTTCGTTAATTGATAATTAATTAAATTGTCAATAACCTGAGATGTTGGGTTTATCCAACATCTTTTTATATACAACACATAAGAATCTCTTGGTTGTTGTATATATTTGTAAAATGATCTATAATGGATTGATACGAAATGGAGGAAAAAACCATGAAAAAGGTAGGAATTACATTGTTTTTATTGGCTTGTACACTTGTCTTTGTAAGTTGTAAGCTTTCAGATAAAGAAAAATTGAACGAGGAAGCATATCTACTCTATGCTTCTAAGGATTATAATGGGGCAATTGAAAGCTATACAAAGGCGATAGAAAGCTACCCGGATTATTCGGATTTTTATACAAATAGAGGAATGGCTTACCATGAAGTTGGTGAGAATGATTTTGCAATGAAGGATTTAGATAAAGCAATTGAGCTTGATCCAAAAAGTCCTGAAGCTTACGGGAATAGAGGATATGTGAACCTAGCTTTAGGTTATAACAATGCTGCTGGGGAAGATTTGAATAAAGCATTAGAGTTAAAGAGCAAATTTGAATCAAAGGACAGTTTAATGCTTACCTATTTAAATATGGGAACGTTAAAAAGTATTCTTGGAGAAAAAGATGAAGCCTTAGAATGGTATGATAAAGCAATAGCTATAGGTATTGAGGATCCAGGTGTATACAATGCTAAGGGAATGGTGCTGAAAGATTTACTAAGATATGAGGAAGCCTTAAGTTATTTTAACAAAGCCTTAGAGGTCGATGAGAGCTTTGCATATGCCTATAGTAATCGAGCAAATGTGTATTTAATTCAAGGAGAATTAGATCTTGCAATGTCAGATATATCAACTGCCTTAAAAATTGATCGAAATATTCCGCAGAGTTATATTATCAAAGGACAGATTTTAAGTGCACTTGATAATCCAGAGGAAGCAATTAAAGTATATTCAACTGCAATATCGATTTGGCCAGGGTATTCAGAAGCGTATTTTCAACGTGGTACTGTATATTTTAATAGTGGAAATTATGCAGAAGCGATATTTGATTATACCTTTGCTACAGATTATGGTCAAATGGAAGGATATAAAGGTAAGGGGAAGGTATTTCGAAAAATAGGACAGTACGAAGATGCAATCACTAGTTTTAGTAAATACTTAGAAGTAGTAGGGGATGACCCTAATATTTTCATGGAGCTAGGGATGACCTATCAAGCAATGAAAGCGTATGATAAAGCGCTAGCGTCATTTGATAGAGTGATTAGCTTAACAAAGGATTTTGCTGACCCGTATATTTTAAAGGGCTTGACCTACGAAGAAATGGGAAAATATAGCGAAGCCATCCGTATGTTTGATAAGGCGATCGAGATTGAACCAGAAAATCAAACAGCGATAGATGAAAAGAAACATATACAAGAAACATATCAATAGAGCATATTATTTTTATTCCAAACCGATACTAAGGATAAGGAATAAGATATGGAGGTAATTATGACAGAAGAGGTTAAGCGTCATGTGGAAGAACGAGTTATTTTAGTAGCAATATCAATGCAAAGACAAGAAGCAGAAACACAAGCATCAATAGAAGAGTTAGAAGATTTGGTGAAAACTGCGGGAGCAATTACAGTTGGCGTCGTAATTCAAAATAGAGACAAATTTCATCCAGGTACTTATGTCGGGAAAGGTAAGATCGAAGAGATCAGGGAAGAGATTGAAAGAACGAATGCAACAGGTATTATTTGTGATGATGAATTATCACCTGCCCAGCTTAGAAATCTTGAAAGCGAATTAAATGCAAAGGTAATTGATAGAACAATATTAATTTTAGATATCTTTGCTAAGCATGCACATACAAAAGAAGGTAAGCTTCAAGTAGAGTTGGCACAACTAAAATTCACCTTGTCAAGGCTTGCTGGGCTAGGAGCAAGCTTATCTAAATTAGGTGGGGGAATTGGAACAAGAGGCCCTGGTGAAAAAAAACTGGAAATGGATCGAAGATACATTAGAGATCGAATCGGTATATTAAAAGATGAATTAGAGGAAATGAAAAGGCATAGAGATATGTTGCGCGAAGGCAGGAAAAATATTGGGAAGCCAATGATTGCAATTGTAGGGTATACGAATGCGGGAAAATCAACAATTTTAAATCAATTAACAGATGCTGGAGTACTGCAAGAAGATAAGCTTTTTGCAACCCTAGATCCAACAACAAGAAATCTTAGTTTGCCAGATGGTAAGGAAATCATGTTGACAGATACGGTTGGTTTTGTAAGAAAACTACCCCATCATTTGATACAAGCTTTTAAGTCTACACTTGAAGAAGCGGCATTTGCCGACATATTGCTTCATGTAGTTGATAGTTCTAGTCCTCAAGCTAGTCGTCATATTGAGGTTGTATATGAAACCTTAGAAAAACTTGGAGCTGGTGATAAACCAGTATTAACATTGTTTAACAAGATTGATAAAGAAGGTGCAGACACTTCTCTTAAGGATTTGAAGGCTTTTAAGACAGTTAATATGTCTGCTATTAATAGTGTTGGTTTTGACGAAATGTTAAAAATACTAGAAGATAAATTGCAAGAGGATAAAATTTTGATTAAGACAACGATACCCTACGATCAAGGGAGTACGCTTCAAGCGATACGTGTGTATGGACAAATACTAAAAGAATCCTATGAAAATGATGGTACTTATATTGAAGCATATGTAGATCACTTTCTTCTTAACAAATACAATTTATCAATTTAATTATTTTGTATTTTATCTAGTTTGGTTATAGGCATAGATTGCTGTATTTCACAGAAAATTCGACGACAACAGGTAAATATAAAAAATATATAGGACATAATGACTAATTTGAAAAACACTATATATTGTGGTTATTTTGTAAAATGCCCACACTATATGGTGTTTTTTGATTGACTTAAACCCTGATACTGTGATATATTATTCTCAACAGAATTTATATATGGAAGGTATTGGAAGGAGAAAGAATTATGTTTAATGTAGTAAAACGAGACGGGGAAAATACAAGCTTTCAGTTACAAAAGATTAAGGATGCGGTTATTAAATCCTTTGTAGCAACAGAAAAAACATATACAGACGAGATTATGGATATTCTAGTGTTACGTGTCACTGCTGACTTTCAATCTAAGATAGCAAACAATCAAATTACGGTTGAAGATATCCAAGACAGTGTTGAAAGAGTGCTTGAACAGACTGGTTATACGGATGTTGCAAAAGCTTATATTCTTTATAGACGTCAAAGAGAAAAGATACGTAATATGAAGTCAACCATACTTGACTACAAAGAAATTGTTGATAATTATGTGAATGCGCAAGATTGGCGAGTAAAAGAAAATTCAACTGTGACTTATTCAGTTGGAGGACTCATTCTTCATAATTCAGGAGCTGTTACAGCTAATTATTGGTTATCCGAAGTATATGACGACGAAATAAGCAATTCCCATAGAAATGGGGATTTACATATTCATGATTTATCAATGTTAACAGGATATTGTGCAGGCTGGTCCTTAAAGCAACTGATACAAGATGGCTTAGGTGGAATTCCTGGTAAGATTACCTCGGCTCCTGCTGGACATTTATCTACTTTATGTAATCAAATGGTTAACTTCTTAGGGATTATGCAAAATGAATGGGCTGGAGCACAAGCATTTTCCTCCTTTGATACCTATTTAGCACCTTTTGTAAAGGTTGATAATTTATGCTATAAAGAAGTTAAGCAATGTATTCAATCCTTCATATTTGGTGTGAATACGCCAAGTAGATGGGGAACACAATCTCCTTTTTCTAATATAACGTTAGATTGGAAGGTTCCACATGATTTGGCAGAGCTACCTGCACTAGTAGGTGGGGAGGAACTTGATTTTAAATATAAAGATTGTCAAACAGAAATGGATATGATTAATAAAGCATACATTGAAATTATGATCGAGGGGGATGCTAATGGAAGAGGCTTTCAATATCCAATTCCAACCTATTCAATCACAAAAGAATTCGATTGGGCAGAAACAGAAAATAATCGCTTATTATTTGAAATGACAGCTAAATATGGTACTCCATACTTTTCAAACTATGTAAACAGTGATATGGAACCAAGTGATATTAGAAGCATGTGTTGTAGACTAAGATTAGATTTAAGAGAGTTACGTAAAAAACAAGGTGGATTTTTTGGTTCAGGTGAAAGCACAGGTTCAGTTGGTGTTGTAACGATTAATCTTCCTAGAATAGCATATTTATCAAAAAACCAAGAAGAATTTTATACCCGTTTAGATCGTATGATGGATGTGAGTGCAAGATCGTTAAAAACGAAGAGACAAGTTATTGATAAGTTGTTACAAGAAGGTCTATATCCATATACACGAAGATATTTAGGAACCTTTGACAATCATTTTTCTACGATAGGATTAGTCGGGATGAATGAAGCAGCATTAAATGCATGCTGGATTGGAAAAGACTTAACCAATAAAGATGCGCAAGCCTTTGGCCTTGATGTCATTGATCATATGAGAGAGCGCTTAGCAGATTATCAAGTAGAATATGGTGATTTATACAATTTAGAGGCAACACCTGCTGAGTCAACTAGTTATCGTTTGGCAAAGCATGATAAGATGCATTGGCCACTCATTATTACTGCAGGTAAAAGTGGGACAACACCTTATTATACCAATAGTACAAATCTTCCAGTGGATTATACGAGTGATATTTTTGATGCATTAGATATACAAGATCAATTTCAAACACGCTATACATCGGGAACAGTGTTTCATGCTTTCTTAGGAGAAAAGGTATCAGATTGGAAGGCTGCAGCTAAGTTAGTTAAAGTAATTTCAGAAAATTAT belongs to Firmicutes bacterium HGW-Firmicutes-1 and includes:
- the hflX gene encoding GTPase HflX, which gives rise to MTEEVKRHVEERVILVAISMQRQEAETQASIEELEDLVKTAGAITVGVVIQNRDKFHPGTYVGKGKIEEIREEIERTNATGIICDDELSPAQLRNLESELNAKVIDRTILILDIFAKHAHTKEGKLQVELAQLKFTLSRLAGLGASLSKLGGGIGTRGPGEKKLEMDRRYIRDRIGILKDELEEMKRHRDMLREGRKNIGKPMIAIVGYTNAGKSTILNQLTDAGVLQEDKLFATLDPTTRNLSLPDGKEIMLTDTVGFVRKLPHHLIQAFKSTLEEAAFADILLHVVDSSSPQASRHIEVVYETLEKLGAGDKPVLTLFNKIDKEGADTSLKDLKAFKTVNMSAINSVGFDEMLKILEDKLQEDKILIKTTIPYDQGSTLQAIRVYGQILKESYENDGTYIEAYVDHFLLNKYNLSI
- a CDS encoding ribonucleoside triphosphate reductase; protein product: MFNVVKRDGENTSFQLQKIKDAVIKSFVATEKTYTDEIMDILVLRVTADFQSKIANNQITVEDIQDSVERVLEQTGYTDVAKAYILYRRQREKIRNMKSTILDYKEIVDNYVNAQDWRVKENSTVTYSVGGLILHNSGAVTANYWLSEVYDDEISNSHRNGDLHIHDLSMLTGYCAGWSLKQLIQDGLGGIPGKITSAPAGHLSTLCNQMVNFLGIMQNEWAGAQAFSSFDTYLAPFVKVDNLCYKEVKQCIQSFIFGVNTPSRWGTQSPFSNITLDWKVPHDLAELPALVGGEELDFKYKDCQTEMDMINKAYIEIMIEGDANGRGFQYPIPTYSITKEFDWAETENNRLLFEMTAKYGTPYFSNYVNSDMEPSDIRSMCCRLRLDLRELRKKQGGFFGSGESTGSVGVVTINLPRIAYLSKNQEEFYTRLDRMMDVSARSLKTKRQVIDKLLQEGLYPYTRRYLGTFDNHFSTIGLVGMNEAALNACWIGKDLTNKDAQAFGLDVIDHMRERLADYQVEYGDLYNLEATPAESTSYRLAKHDKMHWPLIITAGKSGTTPYYTNSTNLPVDYTSDIFDALDIQDQFQTRYTSGTVFHAFLGEKVSDWKAAAKLVKVISENYKLPYYTISPTYSICKDHGYLSGEQYTCPHCKTETEVYSRITGYYRPIRHWNDGKAQEFKERKSYEPDIEGYQNKALEEVAVAESPGIYSESSEDTKKLLFTTKTCPNCHVAKEYLHKDFMIEVIDAEEHELLTEKYNVRTAPTLIVVSNDIVNRYSGLSSIRKYADEIED
- a CDS encoding replication-associated recombination protein RarA, whose protein sequence is MDIFDMVRERTLEKEAPLAARMRPESIEEVVGQEHIVGKDKLLYRAIKADQLGSIIFYGPPGTGKTTLARVIANTTKSSFVQLNATIAGKKDIQIVVEQAKETLGMSMKRTILFIDEIHRFNKAQQDALLPHVEDGTIILIGATTENPYFEVNRALVSRSRIFQLNPLDIEAIKILITRALNETKGLKKYNAKITDEALHFLADIADGDARAALNAIELGVLTTKADENGEITITVEVAEECIQKRAIKYDKDGDNHYDVISAFIKSMRGSDPDAAIYYLARMIYAGEDPKFIARRIVICASEDVGNADPRALQLAVSAASAVDFIGLPEGRIVLAQAAAYVACAPKSNAAITSIDQAMEDVKNIQILSIPPHLKDAHYSSAKQLGSGIGYKYAHNYNNHYIKQQYLPDELKDKQYYILSDQGYEKKLKTWLEFIKKNE